In Nerophis lumbriciformis linkage group LG04, RoL_Nlum_v2.1, whole genome shotgun sequence, a single window of DNA contains:
- the ccr8.2 gene encoding C-C chemokine receptor type 5, protein MATTSPAVREYVFTRPTSTAAADNLTLTPYDYNYDYTLLPYWESSDYGKCDYERHRVYFLPAIYSMFFLLGLLGNFLVIWVTVCGLRLRNMTDVCLVNLAIADLLLVGSLPFLAHQARDHWIFGDAMCKIVLGIYHIVFYTGIFFITLMSIDRYLAIVHAVYAMRTRTRSFGVIAAGVTWLAGFLSSFPEVLFIKNHNQTIQRSVLSNTSFCFPVYPAFDGTNTHFWSVFGLFKMNILGVFVPMIIMAFCYTQIIRRLLSTQSSKRQAIHLILVVVAVFVFCWVPYNVASFFKALELLNVYSKCESSKVIRRALEITEVMAYFHSCLNPVLYVFVGEKFRRTLLRLIHRAPCALCQLVKMVIPQEHISRSIISQTTSLDERSTAV, encoded by the exons ATGGCAACAACAAGTCCTGCTGTGAGAGAGTACGTATTCACAAG GCCAACTTCCACAGCTGCTGCAGACAACTTGACTTTAACACCATATGATTACAATTACGACTACACCTTGCTTCCTTATTGGGAGTCTTCGGACTATGGGAAGTGTGATTACGAGCGTCACAGAGTGTATTTTCTTCCTGCCATCTACTCCATGTTCTTCCTCCTCGGCCTTCTGGGGAACTTCCTTGTCATCTGGGTCACCGTTTGTGGATTGCGACTTCGCAACATGACAGACGTGTGCCTCGTAAACTTGGCCATCGCTGACCTCCTGTTGGTCGGCTCCCTGCCCTTTTTGGCCCACCAAGCCCGGGACCACTGGATATTTGGGGACGCTATGTGCAAAATAGTCCTTGGTATTTACCACATTGTTTTTTACACCGGTATTTTCTTCATCACGCTAATGAGCATCGACAGGTACTTGGCCATAGTGCACGCTGTTTACGCCATGAGGACACGTACACGCTCTTTTGGCGTTATAGCAGCAGGTGTCACATGGCTAGCTGGATTTTTGTCATCGTTTCCTGAGGTCCTCTTCATAAAAAACCACAACCAGACCATACAGCGGTCTGTCCTCTCGAACACCTCGTTCTGCTTCCCTGTGTATCCGGCCTTTGATGGCACTAACACTCACTTCTGGAGTGTTTTTGGTCTTTTTAAAATGAATATTTTGGGTGTATTCGTCCCCATGATCATCATGGCTTTCTGCTACACACAAATCATCAGGCGGCTGCTTTCCACTCAGTCCTCCAAGAGACAGGCCATCCATTTAATCCTTGTGGTTGTGGCTGTCTTCGTCTTCTGCTGGGTGCCTTACAATGTGGCATCCTTCTTCAAAGCGCTAGAGCTACTGAACGTTTACTCGAAGTGCGAAAGCAGCAAAGTCATCCGACGGGCTTTGGAAATCACAGAAGTGATGGCTTACTTTCACAGCTGCCTCAACCCTGTGCTCTATGTGTTTGTGGGGGAGAAGTTCAGGAGGACCTTGCTCAGGTTGATCCACAGAGCTCCGTGCGCTCTGTGTCAACTGGTCAAGATGGTCATACCTCAGGAACACATCAGCAGGTCCATCATCTCCCAGACCACCAGCCTGGATGAGAGGAGCACTGCTGTGTAA